In Streptomyces dangxiongensis, one DNA window encodes the following:
- a CDS encoding DUF2000 domain-containing protein has protein sequence MQRTYKTGAYGGRQSRPMSTEPRRHDTKIAVLLRTDLAPWQRLNVTAFLVSGLGAAAPEVIGEPYEDGDGVAYLPMFGQPVLVFEGTRETLRAAHGRALSRALPRAVFTADLFATGNDHDNRAAVRAVPTAGLDLVGLAVYGPRNGVDKVLKGARMHP, from the coding sequence ATGCAAAGAACGTACAAGACGGGGGCGTACGGCGGTCGGCAGTCTCGACCCATGAGCACCGAACCCCGCCGACACGACACGAAGATCGCCGTACTGCTCCGCACGGACCTGGCGCCCTGGCAGCGGCTGAACGTCACCGCGTTCCTGGTCAGCGGCCTGGGCGCGGCGGCCCCCGAGGTGATCGGCGAGCCCTACGAGGACGGGGACGGGGTCGCGTACCTCCCCATGTTCGGGCAGCCGGTACTGGTCTTCGAGGGCACCCGGGAGACCCTGCGGGCGGCCCACGGCAGGGCGCTGAGCCGTGCCCTGCCCCGGGCGGTGTTCACGGCCGACCTGTTCGCCACCGGCAACGACCACGACAACCGGGCTGCGGTGCGGGCCGTACCCACCGCCGGCCTGGATCTGGTCGGGCTGGCGGTGTACGGCCCGCGCAACGGCGTCGACAAGGTGCTGAAGGGCGCGCGCATGCACCCGTGA
- a CDS encoding type III secretion system chaperone family protein, whose amino-acid sequence MGDVEKAGQVLEAVFKDAGLEWENPEPGNYVVTLPGSRKLSTTVAFLVGRHSLSVNAFVIRHPDENEPAVHRWLLERNLRLYGVSYAVDRLGDIYVTARLPLSSVTPDEIDRLLGQTLEAADGAFNTLLELGFASSIRKEYAWRVSRGESTRNLDAFKHLIDRPAD is encoded by the coding sequence CCGTCTTCAAGGACGCCGGACTGGAGTGGGAGAACCCCGAGCCGGGGAACTACGTCGTCACACTCCCCGGCAGCCGCAAGCTGTCCACGACGGTCGCCTTCCTCGTCGGCCGCCACTCCCTCTCCGTCAACGCCTTCGTCATCCGCCACCCCGACGAGAACGAGCCGGCCGTCCACCGCTGGCTCCTAGAGCGCAACCTCCGCCTGTACGGCGTGAGTTACGCGGTGGACCGCCTCGGTGACATCTACGTCACCGCGCGCCTCCCCCTCTCCTCCGTCACCCCCGACGAGATCGACCGCCTCCTGGGCCAGACCCTGGAGGCCGCCGACGGCGCCTTCAACACCCTGCTGGAACTGGGCTTCGCCTCCTCCATCCGCAAGGAGTACGCCTGGCGGGTGTCCCGCGGGGAGTCCACGCGGAACCTGGACGCGTTCAAGCACCTGATCGACCGCCCGGCGGACTGA
- a CDS encoding carboxymuconolactone decarboxylase family protein, translating to MEARLDLFNNPLAGKLFKHFNSAGRVITESALPAVTQELVKIRASQINGCAFCTDMHTKDADAAGESATRLHMVAVWREAKVFTDAERAALELTEQATRIADAAGGVTDEAWANAAKYYDEDQLAALIALIAVINAYNRVNVIVQQPAGDYVPGMFG from the coding sequence ATGGAAGCTCGGCTCGACCTCTTCAACAACCCGCTGGCCGGGAAGCTGTTCAAGCACTTCAACTCGGCGGGCCGGGTGATCACGGAGTCGGCGCTGCCGGCCGTCACCCAGGAGCTGGTGAAGATCCGGGCCAGCCAGATCAACGGGTGCGCGTTCTGCACGGACATGCACACCAAGGACGCCGACGCGGCCGGAGAGAGCGCGACCCGGCTGCACATGGTCGCGGTCTGGCGTGAGGCGAAGGTGTTCACCGATGCGGAGCGGGCCGCGCTGGAGCTGACCGAGCAGGCGACCCGGATCGCCGACGCGGCCGGCGGGGTCACGGACGAGGCCTGGGCGAACGCGGCCAAGTACTACGACGAGGACCAGCTCGCCGCCCTGATCGCGCTCATCGCCGTGATCAACGCCTACAACCGCGTCAACGTCATCGTGCAGCAGCCGGCCGGCGACTACGTGCCCGGCATGTTCGGCTGA
- a CDS encoding helix-turn-helix transcriptional regulator yields the protein MAVRQEVTAWRPRVPGVTEVFHAHFTEYAYPMHVHDAWTLLIVDVGAVRYDLDRHEHGTPHDTVSLLPPHVPHNGSPASPGGFRKRVVYLDGSRLGDEFIGPAVDAPDLRDPVLRLRVGQLHAALARPGDELEAESRLTLVGQRLRDHLRRRADVPRPHRDPVLARRLRELLDARVVDGIPLADAARLLHAHPAHLVRAFSGAYGIPPHQYLMSRRIGRARRLLLDGLAPAEVAPVTGFHDQAHLTRHFKRLVGVTPGRYRSAR from the coding sequence ATGGCCGTCCGGCAGGAAGTCACCGCGTGGCGTCCCCGTGTGCCGGGGGTCACCGAGGTCTTCCACGCCCATTTCACCGAGTACGCCTATCCGATGCACGTCCACGACGCCTGGACGCTGCTCATCGTGGACGTCGGAGCGGTGCGGTACGACCTCGACCGGCACGAGCACGGCACTCCGCACGACACCGTGTCGCTGCTGCCGCCGCATGTGCCGCACAACGGTTCGCCGGCCTCACCGGGCGGGTTCCGCAAGCGGGTCGTCTACCTCGACGGCAGCCGGCTCGGGGACGAGTTCATCGGTCCGGCCGTCGACGCGCCGGACCTGCGGGATCCCGTACTGCGGCTGCGCGTCGGGCAGTTGCACGCCGCTCTCGCCCGGCCCGGTGACGAGCTGGAGGCGGAGAGCCGGCTGACCCTCGTCGGACAGCGGCTGCGGGACCATCTGCGGCGCCGGGCGGACGTGCCGCGCCCGCACCGGGACCCGGTACTCGCCCGCCGGCTCCGGGAGTTGCTGGACGCCCGGGTCGTCGACGGGATCCCGCTGGCGGATGCAGCGCGGCTGCTGCACGCCCATCCGGCGCATCTGGTGCGGGCGTTCAGCGGTGCGTACGGCATCCCCCCGCACCAGTACCTGATGTCCCGCCGGATCGGCCGGGCCCGCCGGCTGCTGCTGGACGGGCTGGCGCCGGCCGAGGTGGCGCCGGTGACCGGATTTCACGACCAGGCCCATCTCACCCGGCACTTCAAGCGGTTGGTCGGGGTGACGCCCGGCCGTTACCGCAGTGCGCGCTGA